The Vicia villosa cultivar HV-30 ecotype Madison, WI linkage group LG1, Vvil1.0, whole genome shotgun sequence genome includes a region encoding these proteins:
- the LOC131628896 gene encoding choline monooxygenase, chloroplastic-like — protein sequence MLTQMAMIMQVKPFIPNLRKRQPQNHLNFPNKHSTSLICYSLINSDSVLSHTLAHHFNPEIPIEKAVTPPSSWYTDHSFFHLELDRVFYRGWQAVGSTEQIKDPGDFFTGRLGDVDFVVCRDDTGNVQAFYNVCRHHASILASGSGQKSCFVCPYHGWTYGLNGALLKANRISGMRDFNVNDFGLIPIKVATWGPFVLLNLEKENLTQEEVDSHNVAKEWLGSSSEILSTNGVDSSLSYVCRREYTVECNWKVFCDNYLDGGYHVPYAHKDLASGLNLDSYSTTLFERVSIQSCEGSSGKSEDRLGRKAIYAFIYPNFMINRYGPWMDTNLVLPLGANKCQVVFDYYLEPSLLGDKDFIEKSLQDSEKVQIEDIVLCEGVQKGLQSPAYSVGRYAPKVEQAMHHFHCLLHENLTT from the exons ATGCTTACGCAAATGGCGATGATCATGCAAGTCAAACCCTTTATCCCAAATCTCCGAAAGAGACAACCTCAAAACCACCTTAATTTTCCCAACAAACATTCAACAAGCCTCATTTGTTATTCTCTTATCAATTCAGATTCGGTTCTATCTCACACACTTGCTCACCACTTCAATCCAGAGATTCCCATAGAGAAAGCCGTTACACCTCCATCATCATGGTACACTGATCACTCTTTCTTCCACCTTGAGCTCGATCGCGTCTTCTACAGAGGCTGGCAAGCTGTGG GATCGACAGAGCAGATAAAGGATCCTGGCGATTTTTTCACTGGAAg ACTAGGAGATGTGGACTTTGTGGTATGCCGTGATGACACCGGAAATGTCCAGGCCTTCTACAATGTCTGTCGTCATCATGCTTCTATTCTTGCTTCTGGAAGTGGACAAAAGTCTTGTTTTGTCTGCCCTTACCAC GGATGGACATATGGATTAAATGGAGCGCTTCTTAAGGCAAATAGGATATCAGGAATGCGAGATTTCAACGTAAAT GATTTTGGTCTTATACCGATCAAAGTAGCTACGTGGGGGCCTTTTGTCCTTCTCaatttggaaaaggagaatcttACTCAAGAGGAAGTTGATAGTCATAATGTAGCAAAAGAATGGCTTGGTAGCTCTTCAGAAATACTGAGTACCAATGGAGTTGATTCTTCGTTAAGTTATGTATGTAGACGTGAATACACCGTTGAATGCAATTGGAAG gtattctgtGATAACTACTTAGATGGTGGCTATCATGTGCCATATGCGCATAAAGACCTGGCATCTGGTCTTAATCTCGATTCCTATTCTACCACA TTGTTTGAAAGGGTTAGCATCCAAAGTTGTGAAGGAAGCTCAGGGAAAAGCGAAGATAGACTTGGAAGAAAAGCTATATATGCTTTCATTTACCCAAACTTCATGATTAATAG GTATGGACCTTGGATGGACACCAATCTTGTACTTCCACTAGGAGCCAACAAATGTCAAGTGGTTTTTGACTACTATCTTGAACCCTCGCTCCTG GGTGACAAAGATTTCATAGAGAAAAGCTTACAAGACAGTGAGAAAGTGCAG ATAGAAGATATTGTGTTGTGTGAAGGTGTTCAAAAGGGCCTCCAATCTCCAGCGTATTCTGTCGGAAGATATGCTCCTAAAGTTGAGCAGGCCATGCACCATTTTCACTGTCTGCTGCACGAAAACCTGACAACATAA